A single Chryseobacterium shigense DNA region contains:
- a CDS encoding TetR/AcrR family transcriptional regulator: MGLHERRQREKESIRANILQAAFNLAKTEGWASLSMRKIADAIEYSAPVVYDYFENKEAILYEISINGFHCLHIELLKAQRKFETPEEQLTAIVDAYWNFAFKNKEYYQLMFGLGMQCSGKGQMKEEFSSFQDLIYECTYNIIKKNGSNTDNACHMSHALFSAVHGLISIMMMRNADIPSTMNKTTLDETVSAFIKSL; the protein is encoded by the coding sequence ATGGGCCTACATGAACGTCGTCAAAGAGAAAAAGAATCTATCCGTGCAAATATTTTGCAGGCGGCTTTCAATTTGGCTAAAACAGAGGGCTGGGCATCACTTTCAATGCGTAAGATAGCAGATGCTATTGAATACAGTGCTCCTGTAGTTTATGATTATTTTGAAAACAAAGAAGCCATATTGTATGAGATTTCTATCAATGGTTTCCACTGTCTTCATATAGAATTATTAAAAGCTCAGAGAAAATTCGAGACTCCGGAAGAACAACTTACCGCAATTGTAGATGCTTACTGGAATTTCGCTTTTAAAAATAAAGAATATTATCAGCTGATGTTTGGTTTGGGAATGCAGTGCAGCGGTAAAGGCCAGATGAAAGAAGAATTTTCATCTTTCCAGGATCTTATCTATGAATGTACCTACAACATTATCAAGAAGAACGGATCAAATACGGATAATGCCTGTCATATGTCTCACGCCCTATTTTCAGCGGTACACGGACTGATCTCTATTATGATGATGAGAAACGCAGACATTCCTTCTACTATGAACAAAACGACTTTGGACGAAACAGTTTCTGCTTTCATTAAGTCTTTGTAA
- a CDS encoding efflux RND transporter periplasmic adaptor subunit — translation MKISGKIRFIILISSIILLQNCTQAAEGSNAAPPAPELPVYTVISSPATTYQEFPTALEGKNNVEIRSQVDGYLDRIYVEEGSYVRAGQPLFKIDSRAYGEQVNMAQANLQAANANIEKARVEVDRLQPLVAAKVVSDVQLKTAKANYAAAVAAASQAKASVGNARINVGFTTITAPVSGYIGRIPYKKGSLISRTDPNPLTLLSDISEIYAYFSLSELDFIAFQNKYPGTSLEEKLKNMPMVDLVIADNSIYPEKGRMSIVDGQFDKTTGAISVRAVFPNTQGALRTGNTGRVRMPQLLSNAVVIPQESTFEIQDKTYVYVLGKDSKVTSKPVKISGKTESYYFISEGVAPGEKIVYTGIGNLKDGVSIKPKAISSDSLLRAKPL, via the coding sequence ATGAAAATATCTGGAAAAATAAGGTTTATCATACTTATATCAAGTATCATCCTTTTACAGAACTGTACTCAGGCAGCAGAAGGTTCCAATGCAGCACCGCCTGCCCCGGAGCTTCCGGTATACACCGTGATCTCATCTCCAGCTACAACATACCAGGAATTTCCTACCGCACTGGAAGGCAAAAATAACGTAGAAATCAGATCTCAGGTAGACGGATATCTGGACAGGATCTATGTGGAGGAAGGTTCTTACGTAAGAGCCGGACAGCCTTTATTTAAAATAGATTCAAGAGCATACGGCGAGCAGGTTAATATGGCTCAGGCCAATCTTCAGGCTGCCAATGCCAATATTGAAAAAGCCAGAGTGGAAGTTGACAGACTTCAGCCGCTGGTAGCCGCAAAAGTAGTTTCCGATGTACAGCTTAAGACGGCAAAAGCTAATTATGCCGCTGCTGTTGCCGCTGCTTCACAGGCAAAAGCATCAGTAGGAAACGCAAGAATTAATGTAGGATTCACAACCATTACAGCACCGGTAAGCGGATATATAGGTAGAATTCCTTACAAAAAAGGAAGCCTGATCTCCAGAACAGATCCTAATCCATTGACTTTATTATCGGACATCAGCGAAATTTACGCCTACTTTTCTTTAAGCGAACTGGATTTCATTGCTTTTCAGAATAAATATCCGGGAACAAGCTTAGAGGAAAAACTGAAAAACATGCCAATGGTAGATCTTGTAATTGCCGACAACAGCATTTACCCTGAAAAAGGAAGAATGAGCATTGTAGACGGCCAATTCGATAAAACAACCGGAGCGATCAGTGTCCGTGCCGTTTTCCCCAATACACAGGGTGCTCTAAGAACCGGAAATACGGGAAGAGTGCGCATGCCTCAACTACTTTCCAATGCTGTGGTTATTCCTCAGGAATCTACATTTGAAATTCAGGATAAAACCTATGTATATGTCTTAGGTAAGGACAGCAAGGTGACCAGCAAACCGGTTAAGATTTCAGGAAAAACAGAAAGCTATTACTTTATTTCTGAAGGAGTTGCTCCGGGAGAGAAAATCGTATACACAGGAATCGGAAACTTAAAGGACGGTGTTTCTATCAAGCCGAAAGCAATTTCGTCTGACAGCCTGTTGAGAGCTAAACCTTTGTAA
- a CDS encoding efflux RND transporter permease subunit: MLKQFIERPVLSTVISIILLLLGALSVFNLPITLFPDIAPPSVQVTAFYPGANAEVVARSVATPIEEAVNGVENMTYMTSNSSNDGTMSLSVFFKQGSDPDNAAVNVQNRVSKAMSQLPQEVVQAGISTQKVQNSMIMFMGLSSDDPKQYDELFLQNYLKINIIPQIQRIPGVAQAQVFGTMDYSMRIWLKPDRLAANNLSPQEVMAAIKDHNLEAAPGRLGQGSKETYEYILKYKGKLNQNADYENIAIKANNDGSFLRLKDVARVEFGSYTYTAQNRVDGKPVAGFAILQTAGSNANDILTEIENQVDKFSTTLPKGVKPIIMYNSKDFLDASIHQVVETLVIAFILVFIVVYIFLQDFRSTLIPAIAVPVAIIGTFFFLQLFGFSINMLTLFALVLAIGIVVDDAIVVVEAVHSKMEHTGMPVEQATTNSMSEISGAIISITLVMCAVFIPVGFMQGPAGVFYRQFAFTLVIAIMISAVNALTLSPALCALFLNDPQGGEHGEHGLKKGFGAKFFNAFNVAFNNMTRKYIYSLKFLIKNKWVAVGGLALIIAGSIFLIKKAPTGFIPTEDQGFVLYAVNTAPGSSLNRTNRATEQIDKIVKSEKAMNHLWVADGMNFITNANASPYSAGFIKLKDYKDRGEMKDPDQIAATLTGKVSQVKDANAFFFNFPTVQGFGNVSGFEFMLQDKTNGSFEQLGTTTQAFIGELMKRPEIAFAFTTYAAGNPQYTIDVDADKANQLGVSVTELMQTMQIYYGSSFVSDFNRFGKYYRVMAQADVPYRTDANSLEGIYVKNNAGEMVPVKTLVTLKRTFGPETVTRNNLFNAVTINGTPKPGYSTGDAIKAVEEVAQKSLPRGFGYEWTGITREEIKTGGQTAFVFLLSILFVYFLLAAQYESYILPFAVILTVPTGIFGVFAFTGLAGIDNNIYVQVGLIMLVGLLAKNAILIVEFAVQRRKAGKTLVESALQASRLRLRPILMTSFAFIIGMLPLVWTQGAAAKGNHSIGISTVGGMFTGVVFGIFIIPVMYVIFQYLHEKMPSRKKKRLLKKQQEELLAAAH; this comes from the coding sequence ATGTTAAAACAATTTATAGAAAGACCGGTACTTTCAACGGTCATCTCCATCATACTGCTACTATTGGGAGCACTGTCGGTTTTCAACCTGCCGATTACCCTGTTTCCCGATATTGCGCCTCCAAGTGTTCAGGTAACAGCCTTTTATCCGGGAGCGAATGCAGAAGTAGTGGCAAGATCAGTAGCCACGCCTATTGAAGAGGCCGTAAACGGAGTTGAGAACATGACGTACATGACCTCCAACTCAAGTAATGACGGTACTATGAGCCTAAGTGTATTTTTCAAGCAGGGCTCAGATCCGGACAATGCTGCGGTGAATGTTCAGAACCGTGTATCCAAAGCAATGAGCCAGCTTCCTCAGGAGGTGGTTCAGGCAGGAATTTCCACGCAGAAAGTACAGAACAGTATGATTATGTTCATGGGATTGTCCAGCGATGATCCTAAGCAATATGACGAGCTGTTTCTTCAAAACTACCTTAAAATCAATATCATCCCGCAAATTCAGCGTATTCCGGGTGTGGCACAGGCTCAGGTTTTCGGAACTATGGATTATTCCATGAGAATCTGGTTAAAACCGGACCGTCTGGCAGCCAATAACCTTTCTCCACAGGAAGTGATGGCCGCTATAAAAGACCATAACCTTGAAGCCGCTCCGGGACGTCTGGGCCAGGGAAGTAAAGAAACTTACGAATATATTTTGAAGTATAAAGGTAAATTAAACCAGAATGCAGACTACGAAAACATTGCAATCAAAGCCAATAATGACGGTTCATTTTTAAGGCTGAAAGATGTGGCAAGAGTAGAATTCGGTTCTTATACCTATACAGCGCAAAACAGGGTTGACGGAAAGCCTGTAGCAGGTTTCGCTATCTTACAGACCGCTGGTTCCAATGCCAATGACATTTTAACGGAAATTGAAAATCAGGTAGACAAGTTTTCCACTACCCTTCCGAAAGGCGTAAAGCCGATCATCATGTACAATTCCAAAGACTTTTTGGATGCGTCCATTCACCAGGTTGTTGAAACTCTGGTTATTGCATTCATCCTTGTATTTATTGTAGTGTACATTTTCCTTCAGGATTTCAGATCTACATTGATTCCTGCCATTGCGGTTCCGGTAGCTATTATCGGTACTTTCTTCTTCCTACAGTTATTTGGCTTCAGTATCAATATGTTGACTCTGTTTGCATTGGTACTTGCTATCGGTATTGTGGTAGATGATGCTATTGTAGTGGTAGAAGCCGTCCATTCCAAAATGGAGCATACAGGAATGCCCGTAGAACAGGCAACAACCAATTCCATGAGCGAAATTTCCGGTGCCATTATTTCCATTACGCTGGTAATGTGTGCCGTATTCATTCCGGTTGGTTTCATGCAGGGACCTGCGGGAGTTTTCTACAGACAGTTTGCCTTTACATTGGTTATTGCCATTATGATCTCAGCGGTAAATGCATTAACATTGAGTCCTGCTCTATGTGCATTGTTCCTGAATGATCCTCAGGGAGGAGAGCATGGAGAACATGGTCTAAAAAAAGGTTTCGGAGCGAAGTTTTTCAACGCATTCAATGTCGCCTTTAACAACATGACCAGAAAATATATTTACAGCCTTAAATTTTTAATTAAAAACAAATGGGTAGCCGTAGGAGGTTTAGCTCTTATCATTGCAGGAAGTATTTTCTTAATTAAAAAAGCGCCTACAGGATTCATCCCTACGGAAGACCAGGGATTCGTTCTTTATGCAGTAAATACAGCTCCGGGAAGCTCCCTGAACAGAACTAACAGAGCAACAGAACAGATCGATAAGATTGTAAAAAGTGAAAAGGCAATGAACCACCTTTGGGTGGCAGATGGAATGAACTTCATCACTAACGCCAACGCTTCTCCATATTCCGCAGGCTTTATTAAACTTAAAGACTATAAAGACCGTGGTGAAATGAAAGATCCTGACCAGATTGCAGCCACCCTTACCGGGAAAGTATCACAGGTGAAAGATGCCAATGCATTCTTCTTTAACTTCCCTACAGTACAAGGTTTCGGTAACGTTTCCGGTTTTGAATTCATGCTTCAGGATAAAACCAACGGTTCTTTTGAGCAGCTGGGAACCACAACTCAGGCCTTCATCGGAGAATTGATGAAACGTCCCGAAATTGCTTTTGCATTTACCACTTATGCCGCGGGAAATCCGCAATACACCATTGATGTGGATGCAGACAAAGCCAATCAGCTGGGAGTTTCCGTAACAGAACTGATGCAGACCATGCAGATTTATTACGGAAGCAGCTTCGTTTCAGATTTCAACAGATTCGGAAAATATTACAGGGTAATGGCTCAGGCAGATGTTCCTTACCGTACAGATGCGAATTCACTGGAAGGAATCTACGTCAAGAATAATGCAGGTGAAATGGTTCCAGTAAAGACTTTGGTAACATTGAAAAGAACCTTCGGGCCTGAAACAGTAACAAGAAATAACCTTTTCAACGCAGTAACCATCAACGGAACACCAAAACCGGGTTACAGTACCGGGGATGCCATCAAAGCAGTAGAAGAAGTTGCCCAGAAATCCCTTCCGAGAGGTTTCGGATATGAATGGACAGGAATTACCCGTGAAGAGATTAAAACCGGCGGACAGACAGCATTTGTATTCCTTTTAAGTATATTATTCGTGTATTTTTTACTGGCAGCGCAGTATGAAAGCTACATTCTTCCATTCGCTGTTATTCTTACAGTTCCTACAGGAATCTTCGGGGTATTTGCCTTTACAGGATTAGCTGGAATTGATAATAATATTTACGTTCAGGTAGGTCTGATCATGCTTGTCGGATTATTGGCGAAGAATGCCATTCTGATTGTGGAATTTGCCGTTCAGAGAAGAAAAGCCGGAAAAACACTGGTTGAATCAGCGCTTCAGGCTTCAAGATTACGTCTGAGACCTATCTTAATGACTTCATTTGCCTTCATTATCGGTATGCTTCCATTGGTTTGGACTCAGGGGGCTGCTGCTAAAGGTAACCATTCCATTGGTATCAGTACTGTGGGAGGAATGTTTACAGGAGTGGTATTCGGGATTTTCATTATTCCGGTGATGTATGTAATTTTCCAGTATCTGCATGAAAAAATGCCTAGCAGAAAGAAAAAGAGACTTCTGAAAAAACAGCAGGAAGAGCTTTTGGCAGCTGCTCATTAA
- a CDS encoding efflux transporter outer membrane subunit codes for MKRIKNIFLTFILAVASASCVSKLAYTEPDLQLPEKFQYTATADTASIANLEWRQFFSDPALQELIEKGIKNNYDLQIALKQVASSQEKLKQARFLQYPDVGFGVSAQISKPSENSMNGKSLNSFLGQSHVEDYNAAFNLSWEADIWGKIKNQQEVSKMQYLQTYEATKAVQTQVVAAIAQGYYNLLMLDKQIQIAKANLELSTNTLSITEKMWQSGDTTSLGVQQATAQKQSTELLITQLEQNIAIQENALSILVGENPTKINRTIEMSDTSLPQDISTGLPAAMVSRRPDVRQQELVLLESNSMVGIAQANMYPALKITANGGVNSFKFDNWFQIPASLFGSVLGGITQPIFQKRQLKTDLNVAKIQREKNVLAFRQSVLNAVGEVSDALVSNESLKVQEQKAAEQVTTLKGGIKSAEMLYKGGMANYLEVITAQGNSLQAELNLASVKRQRLSSIVDLYRALGGGWK; via the coding sequence ATGAAAAGAATAAAGAATATTTTTCTAACATTTATATTGGCTGTGGCCTCGGCTTCCTGTGTGTCTAAACTGGCATACACGGAGCCGGATCTTCAGCTTCCGGAAAAATTCCAGTACACCGCAACTGCCGATACAGCAAGCATCGCCAACCTGGAATGGAGGCAATTTTTCAGTGATCCCGCCTTACAGGAACTGATTGAAAAAGGAATCAAGAACAACTATGATTTACAGATTGCATTAAAGCAGGTTGCTTCTTCACAGGAAAAACTGAAACAGGCAAGATTTCTTCAGTATCCTGATGTAGGTTTCGGAGTTTCTGCACAGATTTCAAAACCTTCTGAAAACAGTATGAACGGGAAAAGCTTAAATTCATTTTTAGGCCAGAGTCACGTTGAAGATTACAATGCAGCATTCAACCTTTCATGGGAAGCAGATATCTGGGGTAAAATCAAAAACCAGCAGGAAGTTTCAAAAATGCAGTACCTTCAGACGTATGAAGCTACAAAAGCAGTACAGACACAGGTTGTAGCCGCTATTGCCCAGGGATATTATAATTTATTAATGCTTGACAAACAGATCCAGATCGCAAAAGCCAACCTGGAACTAAGCACCAATACCCTTTCCATCACAGAAAAAATGTGGCAAAGTGGTGATACAACTTCTTTAGGTGTTCAGCAGGCAACAGCACAAAAGCAGTCTACAGAACTTCTGATCACTCAATTAGAACAAAATATTGCCATTCAGGAAAATGCATTGAGTATTCTCGTAGGTGAAAATCCAACTAAGATCAACAGAACGATTGAAATGTCCGATACTTCTTTACCGCAGGATATTTCAACGGGGCTTCCGGCAGCAATGGTAAGCCGTCGCCCGGATGTTCGCCAGCAGGAACTTGTTTTACTGGAATCCAATTCAATGGTTGGAATTGCCCAGGCCAATATGTATCCGGCACTGAAAATCACAGCAAACGGAGGGGTAAATTCATTCAAATTTGATAACTGGTTCCAGATCCCGGCTTCTTTGTTCGGATCTGTATTGGGAGGAATTACCCAGCCCATTTTCCAGAAAAGACAATTGAAAACAGACCTTAACGTGGCTAAAATTCAAAGAGAGAAAAACGTTTTGGCCTTCCGTCAATCTGTTTTAAATGCAGTTGGTGAAGTTTCTGACGCGTTGGTTTCCAATGAAAGTTTAAAAGTTCAGGAACAAAAGGCAGCAGAACAGGTAACCACATTGAAAGGCGGAATAAAAAGTGCCGAAATGCTTTACAAAGGCGGTATGGCCAACTATTTAGAAGTGATTACAGCTCAGGGAAATTCCCTGCAGGCTGAACTGAATCTTGCATCCGTAAAAAGACAAAGGCTGAGTAGCATTGTAGATCTTTACAGAGCGCTTGGCGGCGGTTGGAAGTAG
- the miaA gene encoding tRNA (adenosine(37)-N6)-dimethylallyltransferase MiaA, with the protein MKNLISVVGPTGIGKTRLAIDLANHFNTEIVSCDSRQFFKEMKIGTASPSEEELAEAPHHFIGNLSVQEYYSIGQYEEDALKKLNELFQNHDTVILVGGSMMYEKAVIEGLNDLPEADENNQKKLQEIFETEGIEKLQEILKELDPEYFGVVDFHNHRRLLRAIDVIWQTDKKYSEQIAVSQDSRDFNTIRIGIEAPREELYDRINRRVDIMMEKGLLAEAESLEKFKGLTALKTVGYSELFKYFDGEWDLDFAVSEIKKNSRRYAKRQLTWYRKADDIHYLPLGYSQKDFEELLQWISEQVHS; encoded by the coding sequence GTGAAAAATTTGATTTCTGTTGTAGGACCCACTGGAATAGGCAAAACAAGACTGGCAATTGATCTGGCAAACCATTTCAATACCGAAATTGTTTCCTGTGATTCGCGCCAGTTTTTTAAGGAAATGAAAATAGGTACTGCATCACCTTCGGAAGAGGAATTGGCGGAGGCTCCACATCATTTTATCGGGAATCTTTCGGTTCAGGAATATTATTCTATAGGGCAGTATGAAGAAGATGCCCTGAAAAAGCTCAACGAACTTTTTCAAAATCATGATACCGTCATTTTAGTCGGTGGAAGTATGATGTATGAAAAAGCAGTTATTGAAGGGTTAAATGATTTGCCTGAAGCAGATGAAAACAATCAGAAAAAACTACAGGAAATTTTTGAAACGGAAGGAATTGAAAAACTTCAGGAAATATTAAAAGAACTGGATCCTGAATATTTCGGAGTGGTAGATTTTCATAATCACAGAAGACTTTTAAGGGCTATTGATGTGATCTGGCAAACAGATAAAAAATATTCTGAACAGATTGCCGTTTCACAGGATTCCAGAGATTTTAATACCATTCGAATTGGAATTGAAGCGCCGAGAGAAGAATTGTACGACAGAATCAATAGGAGAGTGGATATAATGATGGAGAAAGGACTTTTGGCGGAGGCAGAGAGCTTGGAAAAGTTTAAAGGTCTTACGGCACTGAAAACTGTAGGTTATTCTGAATTGTTCAAATATTTTGATGGTGAATGGGACCTTGATTTTGCTGTTTCAGAGATCAAAAAGAACAGCAGGAGATATGCAAAACGGCAACTGACATGGTACAGAAAAGCGGATGATATTCATTATTTGCCTTTGGGATATTCTCAAAAAGATTTTGAAGAATTGCTGCAATGGATTTCTGAACAGGTTCATTCGTAA
- a CDS encoding YicC family protein encodes MILSMTGFGRAEGVFEGKKISIDIKSLNSKSFDLNIKVPLRYKEKEFEIRKILNDRIIRGKVDCYINLENLEESNDVKINKSLIDSYINELRNIASDGPDFEYLKMAVRLPDAITSRPDELTEGEWESLAAIVHAAVDRFMEFRKTEGSILHEELERNIRNIDQYLSEVIPFEEERIIAVKERYQKSLKEFENVDETRFYQEMAYFTEKLDIAEEKVRLTQHLKYYKEVMDNEDFNGKKLGFISQEIGREINTLGSKANHAEIQKLVVMMKDDLEKIKEQTLNVL; translated from the coding sequence ATGATTTTATCAATGACGGGATTCGGCAGGGCCGAAGGTGTTTTTGAAGGTAAAAAGATTTCGATAGATATTAAATCACTGAACAGCAAAAGCTTTGATTTGAATATCAAAGTTCCTTTACGCTATAAGGAGAAAGAATTCGAGATCAGAAAAATCCTTAACGACAGAATTATCCGTGGAAAGGTAGACTGCTACATCAATCTGGAGAACCTTGAAGAATCAAACGATGTGAAAATCAATAAGAGTTTAATAGATTCTTATATCAACGAACTTCGCAACATCGCTTCCGACGGTCCGGACTTTGAATACCTGAAAATGGCGGTAAGACTTCCTGATGCCATTACTTCAAGACCTGATGAGCTTACGGAAGGAGAATGGGAATCTTTGGCTGCAATTGTTCATGCAGCTGTAGACCGCTTTATGGAATTCAGAAAGACAGAAGGAAGTATTTTACATGAAGAACTGGAAAGAAATATCCGGAATATTGATCAGTATCTTTCGGAAGTTATTCCTTTTGAAGAAGAAAGAATCATTGCTGTAAAAGAGCGTTATCAGAAGTCTTTGAAAGAATTCGAGAATGTAGACGAAACACGTTTCTACCAGGAAATGGCCTATTTTACAGAGAAACTTGACATAGCCGAAGAAAAAGTAAGATTAACCCAGCATCTGAAATATTACAAGGAAGTGATGGACAATGAAGATTTCAATGGGAAAAAACTTGGTTTTATCTCACAGGAAATCGGAAGAGAAATTAATACTTTAGGTTCAAAAGCCAACCATGCAGAAATCCAGAAACTGGTGGTGATGATGAAGGATGACCTGGAAAAAATAAAAGAACAGACGTTAAACGTATTATAA